One genomic segment of Arthrobacter sp. JZ12 includes these proteins:
- a CDS encoding PspC domain-containing protein — MNSFFNALRSSPIKRAPGGWFGGIAAGIALKFGWSPILVRLGILISFALPFIGLPLYIALWLLLPKTDGTIALEKLVSGR; from the coding sequence ATGAACTCCTTCTTCAACGCCCTTCGCTCCTCACCCATCAAGCGGGCCCCCGGCGGCTGGTTCGGCGGCATCGCCGCGGGAATCGCCCTCAAGTTCGGCTGGTCGCCAATCCTGGTGCGTCTCGGTATCCTGATCAGCTTCGCGCTCCCCTTCATCGGGCTGCCGCTCTACATCGCGCTGTGGCTGCTGCTCCCCAAGACCGACGGCACCATCGCCCTCGAAAAGCTCGTCTCAGGCCGCTGA
- a CDS encoding 6-phosphofructokinase, producing the protein MKIGILTSGGDCPGLNAVIRGAVLKGIKTDGLEFVGFRDGWRGVVDGDIIDLPRHAVRGISKQGGTILGTSRTNPFEGNGGPEAIKANLDRLGIDAIIAIGGEGTLAAAKRLTDVGLKIVGVPKTVDNDLDATDYTFGFDTAVQIATEAIDRLRTTGESHSRCMVAEVMGRHVGWIALHAGMASGAHAILIPEQRTSMEQICEWVTEARDRGRAPLVVVAEGFVPAHLEQAHSERGLDTFGRPRLGGIADQLAPEIEARTGIETRATILGHIQRGGVPSAFDRVLATRLGMAAVDSVIDGLWGTMVSLHGTEIAHVGFEAALGNLKRVPQHRYDEAAILFG; encoded by the coding sequence ATGAAAATCGGAATCCTCACCAGTGGAGGCGACTGCCCCGGACTGAACGCGGTGATCCGCGGAGCCGTCCTCAAGGGCATCAAGACCGACGGCCTCGAGTTCGTAGGATTCCGTGACGGCTGGCGCGGCGTCGTGGACGGCGACATCATCGATCTTCCGCGACATGCCGTCCGCGGCATCTCCAAGCAGGGCGGAACCATTCTTGGGACCTCGCGCACCAATCCCTTCGAGGGCAACGGCGGCCCGGAGGCCATCAAGGCCAACCTCGACCGGCTCGGAATCGACGCGATCATCGCAATCGGCGGCGAAGGCACGCTGGCGGCGGCAAAGCGACTCACCGACGTGGGCCTGAAGATCGTGGGCGTTCCAAAGACCGTGGACAACGACCTCGACGCGACCGATTACACCTTCGGCTTCGACACCGCCGTCCAAATCGCCACCGAAGCCATCGACCGGCTGCGGACCACAGGCGAGTCGCACAGCCGCTGCATGGTGGCCGAGGTGATGGGCCGCCACGTCGGCTGGATCGCCCTGCACGCCGGAATGGCCTCGGGCGCCCACGCAATTCTCATCCCCGAGCAGCGCACCTCGATGGAGCAGATCTGCGAATGGGTCACGGAAGCCCGGGACCGTGGTCGCGCACCGCTCGTCGTGGTGGCGGAAGGTTTTGTTCCGGCTCATCTGGAGCAGGCCCATTCCGAGCGCGGACTCGACACCTTCGGCCGTCCCCGGCTTGGCGGCATTGCCGACCAACTGGCTCCCGAGATCGAGGCGCGCACGGGAATCGAGACCCGAGCCACCATCCTCGGCCATATTCAGCGCGGCGGCGTCCCTTCTGCCTTTGACCGCGTGCTGGCCACCCGGCTCGGCATGGCCGCCGTCGACTCCGTGATCGACGGGCTGTGGGGAACCATGGTCTCCCTGCACGGCACCGAGATCGCGCACGTGGGCTTCGAGGCAGCGCTGGGTAACCTCAAGCGCGTCCCGCAGCACCGCTACGACGAAGCCGCCATCCTGTTCGGCTGA
- a CDS encoding GNAT family N-acetyltransferase, translating into MALEMNLEPGTVSIIQLAWSRLLGFDDAAMAAGHGRIYREDSTGTLLTFVSLFGNEALVGPSWALDAARNLSGEELARHSTLLSLSLPHGGRALGEASLYFCDTLPSFPQEGPPVSSDPEHVRALERLCPPDDVAEVQLSSMEQNCILVDDRSDPPAPLAGAGYDIWGGILAHVVVLTAPDERRRGRATYAASVAVEEAMAAGLIPQWRARVGNAASQRTALRAGFIYAGTQTSVVLESP; encoded by the coding sequence ATGGCTCTTGAGATGAATCTCGAGCCCGGAACCGTTTCGATCATCCAGTTGGCATGGTCAAGGCTGTTGGGGTTCGACGACGCCGCCATGGCCGCGGGTCACGGGCGGATCTACCGCGAGGACAGTACCGGCACCCTGCTCACCTTCGTCTCCTTGTTCGGCAATGAGGCGCTGGTGGGCCCCTCCTGGGCGCTGGATGCCGCGCGGAACCTTTCGGGCGAGGAGCTTGCCCGCCATTCAACCCTGCTGTCGCTGAGCCTTCCGCACGGAGGGCGTGCCCTGGGAGAAGCCTCCCTGTACTTCTGTGACACCCTTCCGTCATTTCCTCAGGAGGGCCCTCCTGTCAGCAGCGATCCCGAACATGTGCGCGCACTTGAGCGGCTCTGCCCTCCGGATGACGTTGCCGAAGTTCAGCTCAGCAGCATGGAGCAGAACTGTATCCTCGTGGACGACCGTTCGGATCCGCCCGCACCTCTGGCCGGTGCCGGCTATGACATCTGGGGCGGAATCCTTGCCCACGTCGTAGTGCTGACTGCCCCGGATGAACGACGCCGGGGCAGGGCCACCTATGCGGCTTCCGTGGCGGTGGAGGAGGCGATGGCGGCAGGCCTGATTCCGCAGTGGCGGGCGCGGGTGGGCAACGCGGCCTCGCAGCGGACGGCGCTGAGGGCAGGTTTTATCTACGCCGGGACGCAGACGTCAGTGGTCCTGGAGTCCCCCTGA
- a CDS encoding ankyrin repeat domain-containing protein, protein MDAAREGDGATLGRYLDAGVPPTLTNSAGDSLLMLAAYNGHAAVVRDLLARGVDVNAANDRGQTPLAGAVFKGYEDVVEALLEGGADPDAGTPSARAAAEMFGRAEMLTLFP, encoded by the coding sequence ATGGATGCTGCCCGCGAGGGCGACGGCGCAACGCTGGGCCGCTATCTCGACGCGGGTGTCCCGCCCACGCTGACCAACTCGGCGGGTGACAGCCTGCTGATGCTTGCCGCGTACAACGGTCATGCTGCGGTGGTGCGGGACCTCCTGGCCCGTGGCGTCGACGTCAACGCCGCCAATGACCGCGGGCAGACCCCGCTGGCCGGAGCTGTCTTCAAGGGTTACGAGGACGTCGTGGAGGCCCTGCTTGAGGGTGGTGCGGATCCCGATGCCGGGACGCCCTCGGCCCGCGCAGCCGCTGAGATGTTCGGCCGGGCGGAGATGCTGACGCTGTTCCCGTAG
- a CDS encoding folate-binding protein: protein MSYTSPLLAVPGAVEAGAPDQGVAAHYGDPLREQRLLARGSAVVDLSHRGVVTVSGPDRLSWLNTLSSQLLLNLVPGESTETLLLTVQGRIEYSPKVVDDGATTWLLTEAWEAAPLAEWLNRMKFMLRVEVADVTGEWATVGSVAPVDRFAGNLTWEDAWPNVRTGGYSYSVVADGSHPGRERPWREYLIPRVELAEAVDGLQLAGVMASEALRIAAWRPRLGSETDERTIPHELDLLRTAVHLAKGCYKGQETIARVHNLGHPPRRLVFLQLDGSQHTLPVRGSDVVVGGRSVGTLTSVGQHYEMGAVGLAVIKRSVDPEAALEVVDGDERYAAAQELIVATDAGQVVGRPAGLMRGGRL, encoded by the coding sequence ATGAGTTACACCAGCCCGCTCCTTGCCGTGCCCGGAGCCGTTGAAGCCGGCGCTCCTGACCAGGGCGTCGCCGCGCACTATGGCGACCCGCTGCGGGAGCAGCGGCTGCTCGCCCGCGGCTCAGCCGTCGTCGACCTTTCCCATCGCGGTGTGGTCACCGTGTCGGGACCGGACCGCCTCAGCTGGCTGAACACGCTTTCCTCGCAGCTGCTTCTGAACCTGGTCCCGGGTGAGTCCACCGAGACCCTCCTTCTGACGGTGCAGGGGCGGATTGAATACAGCCCCAAGGTGGTCGACGACGGCGCCACCACCTGGCTGCTGACCGAGGCCTGGGAAGCAGCTCCGCTCGCTGAATGGCTCAATCGGATGAAGTTCATGCTGCGCGTCGAGGTAGCGGACGTTACCGGCGAGTGGGCCACGGTCGGCTCGGTTGCGCCGGTGGACCGGTTCGCCGGGAACCTCACCTGGGAGGACGCCTGGCCCAACGTGCGGACGGGCGGCTATTCGTACAGCGTGGTCGCGGACGGCTCGCATCCCGGCCGGGAGCGGCCCTGGCGGGAGTACCTAATTCCTCGTGTAGAGCTGGCGGAAGCTGTCGACGGGCTGCAGCTGGCCGGAGTGATGGCCTCGGAAGCGCTGCGCATTGCGGCGTGGCGTCCGCGGCTGGGGTCGGAAACCGATGAACGCACCATCCCGCACGAACTGGACCTCCTTCGCACTGCCGTGCATTTGGCGAAGGGATGCTACAAGGGCCAGGAAACCATCGCCCGGGTGCATAACCTCGGGCACCCGCCGCGGAGGCTCGTCTTTCTACAGTTGGACGGCAGCCAGCACACGCTGCCCGTGCGGGGGAGCGACGTCGTCGTTGGCGGACGCAGCGTGGGGACGCTGACGTCTGTCGGTCAGCACTACGAGATGGGTGCCGTGGGGCTTGCGGTGATCAAGCGGAGCGTAGATCCGGAGGCTGCCCTGGAAGTGGTTGACGGCGACGAACGCTACGCGGCGGCGCAGGAGTTGATCGTTGCAACGGACGCCGGCCAGGTGGTTGGGCGTCCCGCAGGACTGATGAGAGGCGGACGGCTGTGA
- a CDS encoding FABP family protein, which translates to MSFEIPTDLTPELVPLSWLLGTWEGSGRLGEGNADSEHFFQRASFTQHGLPYVQYTAETWLTDEDGNTLRPLSVETGFWALDRKLNDADVGPGLSPADIVPALKSADEVEQFRNDAGGFDITATIVHPGGIAELYYGTIKGPQIQLSTDLVMRGQHSKDYSAATRLFGLVNGDLYWRWDIAAEGNALEPHASAILRKSA; encoded by the coding sequence ATGTCGTTCGAGATTCCGACAGACCTGACACCTGAGCTGGTCCCTCTCTCCTGGCTGCTTGGCACCTGGGAAGGGTCCGGCAGGCTCGGCGAGGGCAACGCGGACTCTGAGCACTTCTTCCAGCGGGCAAGCTTCACGCAGCACGGGCTCCCGTATGTGCAGTACACCGCTGAAACCTGGCTCACCGACGAGGACGGGAACACGCTTCGTCCCCTGTCTGTGGAGACCGGGTTCTGGGCGTTGGACCGGAAACTGAACGACGCCGACGTCGGGCCCGGTCTGTCTCCCGCGGACATTGTTCCCGCGCTCAAAAGCGCCGACGAGGTTGAGCAGTTCCGTAACGATGCGGGCGGCTTCGACATCACGGCGACCATCGTTCATCCGGGCGGGATAGCTGAGCTGTACTACGGGACCATCAAAGGCCCCCAGATCCAGCTCAGCACGGACCTCGTGATGCGTGGACAGCACTCCAAGGACTATTCCGCCGCAACGCGGCTGTTCGGCCTGGTCAACGGGGACCTTTACTGGCGCTGGGACATTGCGGCCGAGGGCAATGCGCTTGAACCGCATGCTTCCGCCATCCTTCGCAAGAGTGCCTGA
- a CDS encoding response regulator transcription factor, with protein sequence MPHILMLTNSPGSSVDVLPALELLSHKVHILPAEPTALLDTEPCDVVIIDARKDLVGARSLTQLLRATGLSAPLMLVLTEGGMAAVAANWLADDVVLDSAGPAEVEARLRLVIARSTTAAEEVSSEIHASGVVIDEASYTARVGGEPMNLTYKEFELLKYLAQHPGRVFTRDQLLHEVWGYDYYGGTRTVDVHVRRLRAKLGPDHEQLIGTVRNVGYRFTFTRQPDDSAVNQQA encoded by the coding sequence ATGCCGCACATCCTGATGCTGACCAACAGCCCGGGTTCGTCCGTGGACGTCCTCCCTGCCCTTGAACTGCTGAGCCACAAGGTGCACATCCTGCCAGCCGAACCTACGGCTCTGCTGGATACCGAGCCGTGCGACGTCGTCATCATCGACGCGCGGAAGGACCTTGTGGGTGCGCGGTCGCTGACCCAGCTGCTGCGTGCCACCGGTCTGAGCGCACCCCTGATGCTTGTCCTCACCGAGGGCGGCATGGCGGCGGTCGCAGCGAACTGGCTCGCCGACGACGTCGTCCTGGACTCGGCGGGACCGGCGGAGGTTGAAGCGCGCCTGAGGTTGGTGATCGCGCGGTCCACCACCGCCGCGGAGGAGGTCTCCAGCGAGATCCATGCCTCGGGAGTGGTCATCGACGAGGCCAGCTACACGGCGCGGGTTGGCGGTGAGCCGATGAACCTCACCTACAAGGAGTTCGAACTCCTCAAGTATCTCGCCCAGCACCCCGGCAGGGTCTTCACCCGAGACCAACTGCTGCACGAGGTCTGGGGCTACGACTACTACGGCGGCACGCGCACCGTGGACGTTCACGTCCGCCGTCTCCGGGCAAAGCTCGGACCTGACCATGAGCAGCTGATCGGCACAGTGCGGAACGTCGGTTACCGCTTCACCTTCACCCGGCAACCGGACGATTCCGCCGTGAACCAGCAGGCTTGA
- the mshD gene encoding mycothiol synthase: MTAANIPTWPILTVDGAPRQGMLEDIIGLAQAAEDADGNPPLSEQTLVNLRAAHLHPNSLLVLATYASDARLDSDTDADEELAGVAVVSFPRVEGHPGVLELVVRPTYRNQGVGSSLVRALQGHQLPELRAWSHGNHAAAVELAANAGFIPVRELWRMRQTRAALEASVPDIVLPAGMKLRSFEPGHDEQAWLDANAAAFAHHPEQGETTLEDLQARMAEDWFDPKGLILAVRESDDTLLGFHWTKVHPRSGKHPAIGEVYVVGVTPAAQRTGLGKALTIAGIEHLHSLGLQAIMLYVDADNTAAVSLYRSLGFTRWDVDVMYAPAGQAESPE, encoded by the coding sequence ATGACCGCAGCGAACATTCCCACCTGGCCTATCCTCACCGTCGACGGAGCCCCGCGGCAGGGCATGCTGGAGGACATCATCGGCCTTGCCCAGGCTGCCGAGGACGCGGACGGCAATCCCCCGCTTTCGGAACAGACGCTGGTCAACCTGCGCGCGGCCCACCTCCATCCGAATTCGCTTCTCGTCCTGGCTACCTACGCCAGCGACGCGAGACTCGACAGCGATACTGACGCGGACGAGGAACTGGCGGGAGTCGCCGTCGTGAGCTTCCCCCGGGTCGAAGGGCATCCCGGGGTGCTGGAGCTGGTAGTGCGGCCCACCTACCGAAACCAGGGTGTGGGCAGCAGCCTGGTCCGGGCGCTGCAGGGCCATCAGCTGCCGGAGCTGAGGGCGTGGTCGCACGGCAACCATGCGGCCGCCGTCGAACTCGCCGCGAACGCCGGCTTCATTCCGGTCCGCGAGCTGTGGCGGATGCGGCAGACCCGGGCAGCGCTTGAGGCCTCGGTACCCGACATCGTGCTGCCCGCAGGCATGAAGCTGCGTTCATTCGAACCGGGGCACGACGAACAGGCGTGGCTGGATGCCAACGCGGCAGCCTTTGCACACCATCCCGAACAGGGCGAGACCACCCTTGAGGACCTCCAGGCCCGGATGGCGGAAGACTGGTTCGACCCTAAGGGCCTTATTCTCGCGGTCCGCGAATCGGACGACACGCTCCTGGGGTTCCACTGGACCAAAGTGCACCCCCGCAGCGGCAAGCACCCGGCGATCGGCGAGGTCTACGTGGTGGGCGTGACTCCCGCCGCGCAACGGACCGGACTGGGCAAGGCCTTGACCATCGCCGGCATCGAACACCTGCATTCACTGGGCTTGCAGGCCATCATGCTGTACGTGGACGCGGACAACACCGCGGCGGTG